TGGCCGTGTCCCTGGGCTTCGTGCTCGCGGTCTACGCCATATTCGGACTGCTTCTGGACGTGCCCCTGCCCGAACTCTGGGTAATGGAATAACTCCTCTCCGACTACGAGGTTGAGATGGAACACATACTTCAAGCATTCATGCATCTTGCCGACCCGACAGTCTTTCTGTTTCTGGTCGGGGGCGTGGCCGTGGGCCTGACCGTCGGCTCCTTTCCGGGTCTGAACGACAGCATTACGCTGGCCGTGCTCGTGCCCATCACCTTTTCCATGAGCCCGGACTACGCGTTTCCCCTGCTCGTGGGCATCTACTGCGCGGCCTGCTACGGCGGGTCCATTCCGGCCATTCTCCTGAAAATACCGGGCACGGCGTCCTCCATTGTCACGGCTCTGGACGGCCATGAAATGGCAAAAAACGGACGCGCAAACGAGGCTCTCGGCATTTCCACCACCAGTTCGGTGTTCGGCGGCATTGTCAGCTCCATCGTGCTGCTGTTCTTTGCCCCGGTGCTGGCCTCCTATGCCCTGAAGTTCGGTCCGCCCGAATATTTCGCACTGGCCCTGCTCGGCCTGTCCACCGTGGCAGGCATGTCCGGCGGCAACATGGTCAAGAGCCTGATCGTGTGCGTCATCGGCCTGCTCATCTCCACCGTGGGCATCAGCCCGCTCACCGGATTTCCCCGGTTCACCTTCGACTCGCCCAACCTGTTCGACGGCGTGCCGTTCATCCCCATGCTCATCGGCCTGTTCGGCGTAACCAGCGTGCTGGAGCTGGCCGAGACCATCGGTCGCGAACGGCTGTCCAGCGCACCCAAGCGCGAAAGCGTGCCGGTCTCCGGACGCGTTCTGCCATCCCTGAAGATGGTGAAACGTCTCATGCCCACATGGCTGACCAGTTCGGCCATCGGCAACGTGATCGGCATCATCCCGGGCGCAGGCATGCTCATGGCCATCTATCTGGCCTATGATCAGGCCGGACGCCGCAACAAGGACAAGAAGTTCGGCACGGGCGTGCCCGAGGGCGTGGCCGCTCCCGAGGCCGCGAACAACGCGGTGGTTGCCAGCTCCATGGTGCCCCTGCTCTCGCTGGGCGTGCCCGGCAACTCCACGTCCGCCCTGTTCCTCGGCGCGCTCCTGATTCAGGGCCTGCGCCCCGGGCCGTCCCTGTTCACCGAAACCCCGGACATCGCCTACCTCATCGTGGTGAGCTTTCTGGTGGCGAACATCGTGATGGGCCCCATGGGCATCTTCCTGGGCCGTTCCCTGTCCAAGCTGATCTTCAAGCTGCCCAAGGAACTGCTCGGCGCCATGATTTCCATTCTGTGCCTGACCGGCTCCTACGCCGTGGGCAACAGTGTCTTCTGCGTATGGGTGGCCCTTGCCTTCGGCGTTCTGGGCTACCTGTTCAACAAGTTCAACCTGCCGCATTCCCCGCTGATCCTGGCCATCGTGCTCGGCGCCATGATGGAACGCGGACTGTACCAGAGCCTCGTGCTGTCGGACGGCTCCTACTCCATCTTCGTGGAGCGCCCCATCAGCCTGATCCTGCTCATCGGCACGGTCATGTTCATTCTGACCCCGCTCTTCAAGGCGATCATCAAGCGCAGAAAGCAGGCAGCAGGAGCGTAATTCCATGACCTACGCACAACAGCTTGCCCGGTTCATCACCGAACTGTCGGTGGAGGACCTTTCCGAGGCCACGCGCCTCAAGACGTCGCATTGTCTCATCGACTACATGGCGGCCGTGTGGAACGCCCAGGGCCATGAACTGGCCCGGACGTACACCACGCTCGCCCGGACCCTTGCCGGTACAGGCGAGGCCGCGCCGGGAACTGCCCCTTCCGGCATGGCCACGGTCATCGGTCAGGGTCGCGACCTCCCCGTGTTCTGGGCCGCGTTTGCCAACGCGGCCCAGGGCCACGTCACCGAGGTGGACGACGGACACCGTCAGTCCATCATGCACATAGGCACCGTGGTCATCCCGGTGGCACTGGCACTGGCCCAGTCCCGGGGACTGGACGGCAGGGCCATCGTGGAATCCGTGATCTGCGGCTATGAACTGGCCATCCGCGCCGGGGAATGCTTCGGACCGGAACACTATGCCGTCTTCCACACCACGGCCACAGCCGGGACCTTTGGTGCGGCAGCCGCCGCTGCCAAGGCCCTTGGTCTGGACGCGGAACGCACGGCATGGGCGCTCGGTCACGCCGGAACGCAGGCTGCGGGCCTGTGGGAATTCCTGCGCGACAAGGCCGTGGACGCCAAGCCCCTGCACCCGGCCAAGGCAGCCCAGAACGGCCTGCTCGCCGCTCTCCTTGCCGAAGCCGGAATCCGCAATGCCTCGGCCATCTTCGAGGGCAGACAGGGGTTCTGCGCAGCCACGTCGAAAAATCCGCAGTACCACTACCTGACCGATGGTCTGGGCGAGCGGTACAAGGTCGACGAGGCCAACTTCAAGGGCTACCCCACCTGTGGTCAGACCCACAGCATGCTCGACGCCCTGACACGAATCATGCGCG
Above is a window of Pseudodesulfovibrio tunisiensis DNA encoding:
- a CDS encoding MmgE/PrpD family protein; translation: MTYAQQLARFITELSVEDLSEATRLKTSHCLIDYMAAVWNAQGHELARTYTTLARTLAGTGEAAPGTAPSGMATVIGQGRDLPVFWAAFANAAQGHVTEVDDGHRQSIMHIGTVVIPVALALAQSRGLDGRAIVESVICGYELAIRAGECFGPEHYAVFHTTATAGTFGAAAAAAKALGLDAERTAWALGHAGTQAAGLWEFLRDKAVDAKPLHPAKAAQNGLLAALLAEAGIRNASAIFEGRQGFCAATSKNPQYHYLTDGLGERYKVDEANFKGYPTCGQTHSMLDALTRIMREHHITAKDVASVEALVYDRAVDVAGITDPATLEQAKFSNPFCMAFLLTHGSLTFENMVPECVHDPEVRELMARVTLTRDEEMNAGFPAARPCRVKVTLKSGEILSADNRFRRGDPENPMNTDDMLDKFAQLTRKVLDDDQRKAVTDWCLNVPNEQAVAPEILTLSK
- a CDS encoding tripartite tricarboxylate transporter permease, translated to MEHILQAFMHLADPTVFLFLVGGVAVGLTVGSFPGLNDSITLAVLVPITFSMSPDYAFPLLVGIYCAACYGGSIPAILLKIPGTASSIVTALDGHEMAKNGRANEALGISTTSSVFGGIVSSIVLLFFAPVLASYALKFGPPEYFALALLGLSTVAGMSGGNMVKSLIVCVIGLLISTVGISPLTGFPRFTFDSPNLFDGVPFIPMLIGLFGVTSVLELAETIGRERLSSAPKRESVPVSGRVLPSLKMVKRLMPTWLTSSAIGNVIGIIPGAGMLMAIYLAYDQAGRRNKDKKFGTGVPEGVAAPEAANNAVVASSMVPLLSLGVPGNSTSALFLGALLIQGLRPGPSLFTETPDIAYLIVVSFLVANIVMGPMGIFLGRSLSKLIFKLPKELLGAMISILCLTGSYAVGNSVFCVWVALAFGVLGYLFNKFNLPHSPLILAIVLGAMMERGLYQSLVLSDGSYSIFVERPISLILLIGTVMFILTPLFKAIIKRRKQAAGA